Part of the Fusarium musae strain F31 chromosome 3, whole genome shotgun sequence genome, CCCCTCTATCCCAACGCTTGAACGAACGCCTCTTTGATGACCCCAGCTAACCACAATTTTATTTGCTCTTTAGTATGTCGACCAGGTTGAGCTCGAGAAGTTCGATGGCGTTAGCGCCGGAAAGTACACcattggccttggccagaCCAAGATGAGCTTCTGCGACGACCGTGAGGGTAAGTTTCCCTAATTCTTCACCGTCCCCTGAAAAGACGATCTTAGCGCAATGCGCCTATCCTCACCGCGCTTTGGCTAAATCTCATGATGGCATTGGATCACCGCTAATGTGCGATTTTCGCAGACATCTACTCTTTCGCCCTTACTGCTACctccaagctcctcaagaacTACAACATCGACCCCAACTCGATTGGTTACCTCGAGGTCGGTACCGAGACTCTTCTcgacaagtccaagtccgTCAAGAGTGTTCTTATGCAGCTTTTCGgcgacaacaccaacatcgagGGTGTCGACACTATCAACGCTTGCTACGGTGGTACCAACGCTGTTTTCAACGCCATTAACTGGGTTGAGTCTTCTGCTTGGGACGGTCGCGATGCTATCGTTGTTGCCGGTGATATTGCTCTCTACGCCAAGGGTAATGCTCGTCCCAccggtggtgctggtgccgTCGCCCTACTGATCGGCCCCAACGCCCCTATTGTTGCCGAGCCCGGTCTGCGTGGCACCTACATGCAGCACGCCTACGATTTCTACAAGCCCGACCTTACCAGCGAGTACCCCTATGTTGATGGCCACTACTCCGTCAACTGCTACACCAAGGCTCTCGATGCCGCTTACCGTGCTTACTGCAAGCGTGAGGCCAAGCAGGCCACCAACGGCACCAACGGTGCTTCCAACGGTGACGACTCTACCAAGACCAGCCTCGACCGTTTCGACTACCTTGCTTTCCACTCCCCTACTTGCAAGCTTGTCCAGAAGTCCTACGCTCGTCTCCTCTACCACGACTACCTCGCCAATGCCGACTCTCCTGCTTTCGCCGAGGTCGCTCCTGAGCTCCGTGACATGGACTACGAGAAGTCTTTGACCgacaaggttgttgagaagaccTTCATGGCCCTCACCAAGAAGCGTTTCCAGGAGCGTGTCAACCCCTCCATCCAGGTCGCCACCAACTGCGGTAACATGTACTGTGGCAGTGTCTGGGGTGGTCTTGCCAGCTTGATCAGCATTGTCGAcaacaaggctcttgagggcAAGCGAATTGGTCTCTTCAGCTACGGATCTGGTCTTGCTGCCAGTTTCCTGTCTTTCCGCATCAACGGCAGCGTTGAGAAGATATCCAGCGTCCTCAGCATCCCTGCCCGTCTTGAGGCCCGCCGCGGTGTTCCCCCTGAGACCTACGACGAGGTAAATACAGAATGCTTCAACGCAATACGTAAAAAAACATGTGCTAACTGATTTTCTTAGATGTGCAACCTCCGAAAGCAGGCCCATCTCCAGAAGGACTACACTCCCAAGGGTGACGCCTCTACCATCGCCCCTGGTACTTACTATCTTACCAAGGTCGACGACATGTTCAAGCGCGAGTACGCTATCAAGGAGTAAAGGATCATCTTTTCAGAATCCAAAGAATCCTTGCTCGAACAACCTTTTATACGAGACATTTTTCGCTTTTAAACTTGGTTTCATTGCAGCTATGGACCAAGCAGTAAGCATatcatgaacatgatgaCTTCAATGGGAGAAAACTAGACGCACAGGGAAGAAGAATACAGCGGATGATGATAGAAGCGCAATTCGCGCAGTGGAGATTGACATTGAGATCCTCTAATTGAGCCCATAATCATGGACATTGTGGCTTGTGGAAATACTGGGGACCGTCTCTCCTGGGAGATTTATGAGGAAGTTTGTGAAGGCCCGTACCATATAGACCTGGTCATTTGGCGCTTAGAAGAGTTTACGATACTTggaataaaaaaaatatatttcaATCGATCCAGTTTTCTCTAACTTGTGTCTATTCTTCTATCAGCGACTGTGTGGTTGTCGGTATATGTAACATCTAAGAACATGGGCTTCCAAGCCGTGTTCCAATACTTTTACAATTGTCTTCTACTCGTACATAAATAGGGGTATTGGTCtacttctcctccttgaacTTCCATTCTGCGTGTCGGTGCAGCATGTAGTCCTTGCTCTGAATGCCCTTCCAAATACCATAGAGGCCACCCAGTGGGGGCTTACTCTTGAGAGAACGCTTCCATTTCTGTCGTTCTTCCTTTCGtgcttcaacatcaaccttgaccttgtcgtgCACAGTAGGAAGTGTCTCAGCGTGGTACTTCTTTCGCAGAGCATCATACCATTGTCGGTCGTAGAGCTTCCAGAACTCTTCTTCGTTGTAATATGTGTGAGCATAGAGCCACTTCAGacctccaagctcaacaagcttATCTTCGAGAGCGCGGTTCTTGGCAACAAACTCATCTGGGTCAGAAGGTCCCCAGCCCCAGAGGCCAATGTTCAGTGACGGTGGAGTGGTCACAGTTCCGTCAGCAGCCGTCGTGGTCTCGCCAGTGTGGGGATGGAAAGTCGGAGGAGGTGTCTGCTTCAAAGGGCAGAGCCAGAGGGGCCAGATGTTGAAGTTCTCAGCAGTGTAATCGACAAAGGTCTCAGCAGTCTTATAAGGCAGACCCAGATCTTGGACGATGAAACGAGCAGACTCGCCGCTGCCGTGAAGAGCGCGGTACAGCATACGAGTGTGAAGGAAATCATCGAGGAACCAGCGGAAGAACTTTGTGAAAGGAACACCCTTGAAGTAAGTGAAAGCAGCGGCACCAACCCAGAAACCACCGCGGTCATAGCGGAAGAAGTACTCGGCAAGAGGGATGTAATCAACAGGAGAGGATGAGGCAGATTCGGCGGAGACAGTAGGGCCAGCGGAGGGAACGTTGCGAGTGCGATCTTGGACATGGAGATAATACCAGGGATCCCAAGCACCACTGAAGGTCTGGGGCTTGATATCGGCAGGCTTGTCATCAGTCAGGGTACCAGTAACAACGACACCATGgtccttggagaagaggatgccGTCGACATAGTCATTAGAAGGGTTCTCGGCCTCGGCACGGACTCGGGAAACAGCTTCGGCAACACTGCTCGTACGATGGTAGGTCGTCTTGACGAACTTCTTAGCTTCTTGCagttgaagctcaagaagcgtAGTCATGCCCAAAGAACCGacagctccagcagcaccacGGAACAAGTCAGCGTTCTCCTGCCGCGACGCTCGAACAACCTCGCCATTTCCAAGAACGATCTCAGCCCAATTAACGGTATCGTTGAAGAATCCGTGCTTGAACGAGGAGCTCTCGCCAGCTGTGCCTGCAAACCCTCCTCCAGCCGTGATACCAGGAAACTCCATAACCACAGGCGGTACAAGGCCATGCTTCAGCGTCGACTCAACTAGCTTGTCCATTGGAACATTGGGCTCGACGAGAGCAGTGCGAGTCGCGCGATCGACCTGGAGGACATTTCGAAGGGCGCTGATATCGACGACGGGTTTGCCTGTCTGCTGAGGCCGCGTGCTATTCGTGCTACCGTGAAAGATGCGGTATGGCTCACGACGCTCGAAGAAGCCGCGGACGGCAGATGCGATGGTTGTCACAGCCTTCTTGTGGCGCTCCATTGTCGGGGACTGGGGCCCGGGTTCTGAGTCTGGAGGTGGCTTGTTTTGCTCTTGAGGTGAAGCGATCAGCGACATTTGGGATAAAAGTTTGGTGGGTCTTCCCGTGCGGGCCGGTCTCGGGGATCGGAAGTGGTGGAGGCGGAGCCGGAATTGGAATTGATAATGGGATTGTTTgtttttaaaaagaagcaATTGATGTTTACATGGAAGAACTATTGTTTTGTTATCCAGGTCCCGTGGTACGTAACGTGGGTGCTGATCCTATAAGTCTTGGCTTATAAGTTCCGAGGGTGCCGGCCGTTAAAATTTCAGTTGCTGGGCAGCTCATCTCATGTAAGTCAGACATCGAAAGGTATGTCAAAGCAACACTACTTAAACTAGGATCCCACACATATAAAAGACaatacatcatcatcagaactGATAATTCTGctatcaagaagagcaatTGACTATGTATAACTACATCCCTAGCGCCTAGCTTCCAAGCAGTATCCCATACATGTTATCCAATCCCATTACATGCCCAATTGTGTTTCAAACCGTTGTCCAGTAAAGCCACCACTTACAGTTTAGCTACTGGAGTTTCTAGAATCCGATCTTCTAGCCCTGTCTTCCGAAGCACCCTTTGTTGGATATCCTCTTCTGAAACATCACTCAACTGGTCAAACCTCAATGGCACCTCTTCGCATGTTTTTGCCCTTATCATGACAGCACTCGACTCAATGCTGTCGGGGTCCTCCACTGCGGCACGTATGAATGATGCCCAGCCGTTGTAGCACCGAGGCGTTGCAGGAGCGTTACGCAGCATCATAGCGAAGCAGTGCGGCATACCTTCGTACTCCTCGAACACCACTCGCACACCATCAGCCTCGAGTTTGCGAGCAAGAAACTTGTCCTCATATGCGAGAATCTCCCAACCCGTGCAAAGGTAAATAGGCGGCGCCCCTTTCCAGCTGCGTGCCATGACGAGCGATGCAAGAGGGTGAGCAGCGAGGTCATCGGCGATGTACATGTTGCGTCGTGGTGGATTAGCTGGCCAGGCTTCGCAGGGAGGGACTGTGCGCTTCTCGATGGCCTCCGGCTTGGGAAGATAATCACatggcgttggcgttgacaTCTCCCATGTTGGGGAGCTTTGTGTAATGTCGAGCCACGGAGAGTTGAGTGCTACGCCAGCTGGCATGGGAACCTGACGCAGCTCGCCGTGCCACAGAATTGGAGAGTCCTGTCTGCGGAGCTCGAGGATGAGTTGGAGTAACGACAGTGAAAGATTGCCGCCAGCGCTATAACCTCCTATGTTAGTCCTTGCGGCACACGACTCAGACTCGAGACATACCTGTCACCAGCAATCACAATATGCTCCGGTTGCACAGGATCATGATAAGCATCCGGAGGCGGATATAGAAGCGTCAAGTAAGACACAAAAGCGTCAAGCAACGCCGCAGGGAATGGATGTTGCGGTGCAAGTCGATAGCGCACTGAGTAACACCGACCCCCCGTCAACTGCGCCAGCTTTTTCGTTGTAGGACGATGTGTTGCTGGGTCACAGAGATAGTAAGCGCCGCCGTGCAAGTACAAGACTGTTGTTGGCTTCTTGCACTCTTGCATCATGCCGTGATACCTTTCCCGCTCCGACACGTCAGGCAACGGAGCGCCACGGGCTACACCGCTCCGGTAGCCGGTCCACTCggcctcaacatcaacgagaTCGGGAACGGGGACTCGGCAGGTGGAGCCTCCGAGGCGTTCGAGTGTGCTGATGAGGGCATCGCGGACTGATGTCTCTGGGGGTTGTGGACTGGCATATTTGCTAACCCAGATGTGCCCCTTTATACCAGAGTCACGGAGTGTAAGTCGTTGGACAGATGATATACTACGGGGAGCTTTTGGTGTGAGAATAACGCGAAGACaggcaatgatgatggcgctTCGCAGGTCGAGATATTTGGATGAGTCGGAAAGGTTGAGGATGTGTGCTAGGCCCTGGCGGACGATGAGAGGGAGTAATGGAACAACTGTCCGTAGAGTCTCCAGAGTTGCTGAGTCCATAGCGGTATGAATGTCCAGATTGTGTCAAGGGGAGGATTGTCGCTGGAGTTATAGATGTTGATGTGAGTGCGAGGTAAGTGATTTAAAGGCAAAGACgaagtgatgaagacaacATATGGGCATGGGACGGACAGGCCGAGGAAGGCATCGACCTGATATAATCAGAACACCAGAGACTTGCCTGACTGAGACCCAAGTCGTAAAGGTCTGGGTAATAGGTTAGAGGGAGGGGTAGCCAGTAGAAGAGAGGACCAGCTGAGGCAGTTCGAGAGTTAGTTGTCGTACAGCGGCCTCTAACTAGACAAAGAGTTAGGAACCCCTAGGATCCAATTTCAATGATCTCCCTCGAACAGAGCCCAATCAGGGGCTTTCCTTTCTGTTTGGAATCGCGTCAAAGTCCTTGTCCGGAATGGCGGTCTTGGAGATCCATGACACTTTGTTGCTTTGCCACTTGTAATTGTAAGTGGGCTTTGACTAAAGGTGTGGTTACCTAGGACCAGCGTGAACTCTCTGGCAGCTGAAAGGTCAATATTTAAGTCGTGACAAGTTGTTCCTCTTCGCTTTTCATAGTCAAATCACAGAGGAATCGGAGAGTATGCGTGATCAGTTGAGGTGATGCGTTGGTTCAACAAAATGAGCCTCGGCACACGGAATTAACTAACTAGTTCGCAAACCAAACTTCAAGTGACGTCTACTCTCTAGTCTCTTGTCTCTACATGGAGTTGCATCTAGCGCTTCAGACATGAATCAGACCCCTCGGCATCAGAACCAGAGTTATATTGCGGGAATTGGCCAGTAAATTTGACAAGACGAACTCTTATTTTGCCTTCATTTACTAGACTACTGGCTTTGAGATGAACGCTTTCAACGGTCAATGCGTTGGTCGAGTGTGGGCTATGAGACTGGTAGGCTCATCAAGCCCAAAGTGGTAATTCTTGCGGGCAGCGTCAAGGTTGAGTGCATGCGCGATAGCAAGGGGATGCATGTAAGCGCACGCGAGGTGGGAAGAAGCAAACAACTAGGCGCGGAACTTAAAACGATATTGGTATTGGATCCTGCAGGCTTTTCTGTCCAAATCAAGCATCTTGCATATCGTACTATCTTCATAATACCTGTCAGGATTCGAAGTATTTTTGCTAACCTTGAAGAATTATTACGGCTTGTATTGTCATTATCAATGGATCACGCTTGGCCTGCCACATCTACAACAGATGAAAGTCTAATTACCTGTTTGTAAGTTAGGCTCAAAAAAGTAATGTGGTAAAAGTGACAATGGTGATATAACGCTACAATACCAAACCATCCCGCCACGTAAACACCTCCATTCAACAGACCCGATTATTCCAAAACTATGGATGCATAAATATTGTACAATTATGTTCAAATATACTCTTCACTGTTTCAAGAGCTGGAGCTAGCCCCAGCCTTTGGCTCGTCGGCCTTGACCTGAGTCGACGATGTATCATTTTGGTTAGCCATGGCCATCTGCCAAGCAGGGATAGACTTCTTGCCGGTCATGTTGGcaagaggagaggatgaaCGGTTGAGTTGAGGAGCAGAGGGGAATGTAGGCTTAGGGACCTCTGCAGCAGGAGTGGTAGTAGCTGATTCAACTGTGGCCTTCTCTCCGTTGGTCTTAGCAGCAGGAGTCGAAGTAGAGGCAGCAGGAGTAGCTGCGCTAGAGCTTCCACTGGCACCGACAGTTCCGGCTGTACCTCGCATATAGGTGTTCACGGTTGAAGAGccggtgctgctgctgggggTGGTCATGCGCTGAGATACCAATGTCTTGAGACTGGTGAGCTCAGTGTTGATCTCCTTCAGCCGGTTATCAGTCAGGCCCTTTTGGTTCTCTAGAGCCTTGGGAATCGCGTCCTTAAGAGACTGAACCTCGTCGCGAATTCGGGTCGCATCGTCCTCCCGACGACGGTTCGCAGCCTTGAGATCGGTCATGACTGTCTCCAGGTCCGCGATCGCCGCGTCCAGCTTTTCAGTTCGCTCCTTTTCGGCATTCTTCAGACTCTCCGTATCCTTCGCAAGCTGCTCAACAAGCGTGAAAGCTCGGTCAAATTGGTCCTCGATCGATTTCTTATCTTGTTCCAATTTCTCCGGTGTCGGAGGCGCGACCATTGGATATACGTAGCGCTGATCGCAAGTTAGCTTACATCATCAAAATCGCTACTATGACAAGCACAAACCTTGCCTAACTCATAGAGGCCATAAGAGACGCCTCCAACTActgtggccatgatgaaccAGTCTCTCCAGTCCCTACGGGGAGGAGGTGGCGGTGGTTGCCAGGCATGCTGTGGATAGGGGGGATAGTATTGTTGACCAGGAGGAGGGCCGGCGGGAGCGCTGGGGTAAGGCGCGTTGGGAGCTGGAGGTGCGCTACCGCCTGTTCGTGCCAGCGCAACGTCGATTTCTTCTTGGGTCAGGTTCTTGCTTCGAAGGAATGAGATGCGGTTCTCGACGGAGGATGACGCGACACTTGGGTCCTGGAGAACTGCGATAGGTTAGTCGGCGCACTCGCCATGGCTGCATCGGAGTCAATACTGACATTGGGTCTTTTCAGGAGTTAGCATCTGCTGGGTTCTATTCCGGTAGCTTTGGTGGCTGGGGGAGTAGGTCAACTTACTGCAGAGGATACGAGATCCTCGCGAATAGCCATGATTGATGCTTAGCCGTCAGACGGCTCTCACCACATAACCCGAGTCGCAATGGGAAGAAGTTGTAGAAGAAACTCCTGAAGGGACttgagcgatgatgatgggaacGTTAAATGCATGTGCTAGTTCAGCTTGCGGAGGCCGGACCGTGGACTTCAAGAACGTGGAGGCGTGGAGTCGGAAGCGTGACCGGGTCTGTACCGAGGCTTCTCCCAATTGACCTGCCGAGATACTGGTACGTACCGCAAACGGTTCCCGTCAGAATCAGATTGAGGCTGCAGATGCGATCACGTGTAATCTTACTTAATTGAATGTCCCACTTTTGCCAACTCAACCGTTACTCCATCAGAGACAACACAGAAATTAGTGACCAATCAAGTTGAGCTAATGGTTTGTTTACTTTCCTCCCGAGCAACACTTCTGTAACGCCTAATCTCCCCTACCCTACTCTCTTTACCTGACTTTACGCCATTCTGCATTTTCACATCCCACTTTACATCAACACCATTATCACGACGACCCCTCTGCGTATACAACAGCTCACGATAGTCGCCTGCTTTGCGCATGCACCTCATTGCAGTCGCCTGCTTCCCCTTTCACTAGATCATGTCCCAAGATACGGGCCTTTGGAGCGTCCGTAGACCCAGAGAGGTACGAATACTGAATATCTTCTACCAGCTTTTGCGCCCAATTGGTAGACCGCCATTACCGCGCATCGTCCTAAAGCAATATTGATTCTAACCTACACCATAGACCCTTGGTGGTATTAATGCAAACAGCGCCATTCCGCAGCCTGGTTCGACTATGAAGCGATCCAGCTCCAATATTGGCGGCAATTACCCTGGCAGTCATGTCCGTTCCATGTCGGGATCTAGGCAATCCCTTGCCATGCCACGACCTAACCAGCCTCTGTTCCAACGATCGTCATCTGGAACCAATCTTGCTGACCTTGGCCTTTCGTCGGTGAAGCGCTCTTCGTTTGCGCCTAAAGCCTCCGCCTTCACACCAAATCCTACAACACGAGCTTCCACTGATGGCGATCGGCGCAGCAGCGTGTACCGACCTCGTCAATCTACCGCTCCTCCAACGACGCACCAGAGTTTCTTTCAAACTACACCTGCCCCAGCTGGTGTACCCCGCGACCCGCGACCCCTGAAAGATCGATCTTTTCAAGCTCGTATTGGACAAGAAATTTTAGAATACATGGTCCAACACAACTTCGAAATGGAGATGAAGCATGTTCTTTCGCAAAATGTGCTCAAATCGCCGACGCAGAAGGATTTCAACTACATGTTCCAGTGGCTCTATCATCGTATAGACCCCAGTCATAAGTTCCAGAAGAATATCGACCAGGAAGTGCCTCCTCTACTCAAGCAAATGCGATATCCTTTCGAAAGAAGTATCACAAAGAGTCAGATTGCTGCTGTCGGAGGTCAGAACTGGAGTACattccttggccttcttcactGGATGATGCAACTCGCACAGATGCTCGACGGCTATGTGAACTGCCAATACGATGAGGCTTGTATGGAGAGTGGCATTGACGTTAGTGGTGACCgcatcatctttgacttcCTCAGTAATGGTTACCGGGATTGGTTGGCCATGGACGAGGATATGggtgatgaggaggctgaaCGTGTTTTGGCCCCCCATGTTCAATCCATGGCAGCCGCCTTTGAGCGATCAAATTCCAAATACACATCAGAACTCGAAATGCTAGAAGCTGAAAACGCACGACTTCTTAAGGAAATCGAGGATTTGGAAAAGTCGACACCCGACCCTGCGGTTCTTGACAACCACTTCAAGATTATGGAGGAGGATAAGATCAAGTTTGAGGAGTATAATGCCCTGGCAATGCAAAGGTCCGAGAAGTACGAGAGCCGGTCTCAAGTCCTTCAAGAAGAGCTCGACAAACTCATGGAAGAGCTTCAAGAGGCCGACGAGGAGCGACGAAGCCTACAAAAAGCTGTGGATGCCCAAGGAATCAGCATGCAGGATATTGACCGCATGACTGCAGAGCGGGAGCGATTGCAGCGCGGCATTGAGTCAGCTGGCCAACGACTGGAGGAAGTAAAGAAGAAGGTGACGGAGCGAGAGACTGAGGCGAGCCGAAAACTAGATGAATTGGAGCAAATGGTGGATCGATACAACACAATGGCGTATCAGATTGCACTAATCCCTTCGACGGCAGCCAACGCCAAGGGCAGGGAGTTTGAGCTCCAGGTCATGGTGGCCGATAGCTCGGATTACACTTCTACCAACTTGAAGGGGTCATCAGGCCCATCGTCTGCGGACCGTCTCCTTGTTGACGCCACCACTGGATACCAAGCAGGTCATATTCTCAACTTGGACCTTCGCGGACAAATCCGAAACAGCTTCCTATCGCTGCGCAAGGAAATCTCAGATCGCCGAGCAGCAGCGATGGAAGAAATGATGAAGGATCACGATCTGCTTGATGGCATCAAGGAGGCCATCGAAGACAGGCGCAGTGAAGTGGAGGCACTCAACCACCGTGTTCGAGCAGCAGAAGAGGAGTATGAAAGAACGAAAGAGGTGTCGACAGCACAGAAGATGGCCTCTGACGCACacattgagaagatggagaaggaaCTGTCGCGTATGCGAGCTGGCTTGTCTGAGAATGTGCAAATTCTGGAGCAGCGTGAGATCAACACAACAATTGAGTAAGTGAACAAGCGCTTTTGATTGAAGTCGCAAGTACTAACGGGGCAAACAGATACGAGCAACTTGTGCTTCAGGCCAACGCTCTCCGAGAAGAGCTTCACACGGAGATTGACAGAATGCTCAACGATGTCATCAAGTTCAAGATTCATGTCCAAAAGAACCTCGATGACTACGAGGGCTTTGTAGCAgacgagctcgagaaggagCTCGGTAGTGACGAGATGGGTGAGGAGACTCGACAAATGGATATGTGATGGGAGCTATGCATGAAGCAATCTTCTGAGACGCTTATGATGACGATTAATGTTTCGGGCGGCCTTCTGGTTTGTTTTATGGCGTTTGGCTTCATGATTGGTCGACTGATGGATGAGTGAGAGCGGTTGGACACAATCTCGTCTGACTGGTCACTGTCTCAAGTATACATACATGCTCCATCTCTGGTGGACATGCTTTTGATGAACGCGGGTTTGAGCATTATGACATGTTAGTAATGGTAGATACCTGGTGGTTTGCTTTGGTGTTTTTAGGAAAGATGCCACGAGGCTATCCGATATAGTTGGCCTTGATTACGAAAATTCTAGTTAGGGAAAAAAGCACAACGACGTTATTTCTCGATTATCAATGTTGCAATACATAATAAGCTGACGACAACGTGCGTAGCATGGCAAGCATGGGCACCACATGGCGGCGACAAGGATGGTCAGCACCTTGTCAGGGAGTTCCCTAAGATGCCAGCAGGGGTAGCTAGCTCGATGACTGCAATGATTCGTGAGTACTCAGTAGATATAACTCTCTTTTCTGTAGGGTcgtattataatatatcttatgaGCTTTGATATTGGAGTGAATAATACGAAGTAGAGTCCATGGATCAGAAGCTTGCTAGAACGAGACCAGGATACAATAGAAGGCTTCTGTTGCATTCGGATTCGTTTATTCCCCCGGATGCCCTCGGAAGATCCGCTTAATTGCCCCGGTCGGGGAGTCGGGGGGTTGTAATTTGCGAGCGGGAAAGTGATGCAAACTCCGCCAAGGCCCTGTAGGGCATATATTGAGTTGGGGGATGGAGTTATGAATGAGAAAAGTGAGGcatcatgatgaagctgaagaacttGCGATTGTCATGTTTCAGGCTGCCTACAGATTGGATGAGTACCTAGTATGCCAAAGTATGAGCCGTTGAGTGAGT contains:
- the ERG13 gene encoding 3-hydroxy-3-methylglutaryl coenzyme A synthase (EggNog:ENOG41) — translated: MSRPQNIGIKAIELYVPSQYVDQVELEKFDGVSAGKYTIGLGQTKMSFCDDREDIYSFALTATSKLLKNYNIDPNSIGYLEVGTETLLDKSKSVKSVLMQLFGDNTNIEGVDTINACYGGTNAVFNAINWVESSAWDGRDAIVVAGDIALYAKGNARPTGGAGAVALLIGPNAPIVAEPGLRGTYMQHAYDFYKPDLTSEYPYVDGHYSVNCYTKALDAAYRAYCKREAKQATNGTNGASNGDDSTKTSLDRFDYLAFHSPTCKLVQKSYARLLYHDYLANADSPAFAEVAPELRDMDYEKSLTDKVVEKTFMALTKKRFQERVNPSIQVATNCGNMYCGSVWGGLASLISIVDNKALEGKRIGLFSYGSGLAASFLSFRINGSVEKISSVLSIPARLEARRGVPPETYDEMCNLRKQAHLQKDYTPKGDASTIAPGTYYLTKVDDMFKREYAIKE
- a CDS encoding hypothetical protein (MEROPS:MER0033274~CAZy:CE10) translates to MDSATLETLRTVVPLLPLIVRQGLAHILNLSDSSKYLDLRSAIIIACLRVILTPKAPRSISSVQRLTLRDSGIKGHIWVSKYASPQPPETSVRDALISTLERLGGSTCRVPVPDLVDVEAEWTGYRSGVARGAPLPDVSERERYHGMMQECKKPTTVLYLHGGAYYLCDPATHRPTTKKLAQLTGGRCYSVRYRLAPQHPFPAALLDAFVSYLTLLYPPPDAYHDPVQPEHIVIAGDSAGGNLSLSLLQLILELRRQDSPILWHGELRQVPMPAGVALNSPWLDITQSSPTWEMSTPTPCDYLPKPEAIEKRTVPPCEAWPANPPRRNMYIADDLAAHPLASLVMARSWKGAPPIYLCTGWEILAYEDKFLARKLEADGVRVVFEEYEGMPHCFAMMLRNAPATPRCYNGWASFIRAAVEDPDSIESSAVMIRAKTCEEVPLRFDQLSDVSEEDIQQRVLRKTGLEDRILETPVAKL
- a CDS encoding hypothetical protein (BUSCO:EOG092643S6) is translated as MAIREDLVSSADPSVASSSVENRISFLRSKNLTQEEIDVALARTGGSAPPAPNAPYPSAPAGPPPGQQYYPPYPQHAWQPPPPPPRRDWRDWFIMATVVGGVSYGLYELGKRYVYPMVAPPTPEKLEQDKKSIEDQFDRAFTLVEQLAKDTESLKNAEKERTEKLDAAIADLETVMTDLKAANRRREDDATRIRDEVQSLKDAIPKALENQKGLTDNRLKEINTELTSLKTLVSQRMTTPSSSTGSSTVNTYMRGTAGTVGASGSSSAATPAASTSTPAAKTNGEKATVESATTTPAAEVPKPTFPSAPQLNRSSSPLANMTGKKSIPAWQMAMANQNDTSSTQVKADEPKAGASSSS
- the NDC80 gene encoding kinetochore-associated Ndc80 complex subunit ndc80 (BUSCO:EOG092619RJ~EggNog:ENOG41) — its product is MSQDTGLWSVRRPRETLGGINANSAIPQPGSTMKRSSSNIGGNYPGSHVRSMSGSRQSLAMPRPNQPLFQRSSSGTNLADLGLSSVKRSSFAPKASAFTPNPTTRASTDGDRRSSVYRPRQSTAPPTTHQSFFQTTPAPAGVPRDPRPLKDRSFQARIGQEILEYMVQHNFEMEMKHVLSQNVLKSPTQKDFNYMFQWLYHRIDPSHKFQKNIDQEVPPLLKQMRYPFERSITKSQIAAVGGQNWSTFLGLLHWMMQLAQMLDGYVNCQYDEACMESGIDVSGDRIIFDFLSNGYRDWLAMDEDMGDEEAERVLAPHVQSMAAAFERSNSKYTSELEMLEAENARLLKEIEDLEKSTPDPAVLDNHFKIMEEDKIKFEEYNALAMQRSEKYESRSQVLQEELDKLMEELQEADEERRSLQKAVDAQGISMQDIDRMTAERERLQRGIESAGQRLEEVKKKVTERETEASRKLDELEQMVDRYNTMAYQIALIPSTAANAKGREFELQVMVADSSDYTSTNLKGSSGPSSADRLLVDATTGYQAGHILNLDLRGQIRNSFLSLRKEISDRRAAAMEEMMKDHDLLDGIKEAIEDRRSEVEALNHRVRAAEEEYERTKEVSTAQKMASDAHIEKMEKELSRMRAGLSENVQILEQREINTTIEYEQLVLQANALREELHTEIDRMLNDVIKFKIHVQKNLDDYEGFVADELEKELGSDEMGEETRQMDM